The DNA sequence TCAGGTCAGTCATCATAGAGAGAGCCATTTCCCCATCCGATGCTTCACCACAAAACGAATATGGCCCTTCCATATTCTCAACCATATCCCGGATATTTTGCCGGATCAGGAGTTCATCTTCCACAACAAAAATCTGATACATTGTCTCACCCCTTCTTGTCATATAATGCACTGTAAGTTTATCCTTGCTAATTTTACCATTAAATTACAGTTTCGTCTACTTAACTAAAGATATTATCATTTTTTCAAAAGAAAATATAGGTTTTGACGTCTCTCTTGGAGATTGCAAAAATTGATATCAGCTTGCCGAAAGAACTTTAATGTCTCCCACTGCTATAAGGACTATACTATAGTCAAACAGTCTGGATAATAAACACATCCCGGCTGCAAAACGATGATCGTTACTTTATTTGAATATTGGAGGAGAAAAAATGAAAAAGCTGTTTTGTATGTTTTTAATCATGACGCTTACTCTTTCACTGGCTGCATGCGGAGGTGCCGCTCCCCTAGAGCCTGCCAGTAGCACTGCTCCGGCCCCCAGCGCCGCTGAACCGCCTAAAGCAGATTCGGGCACCATTACAGTCGGTATTGTCAACAACCCTCCCTCTGAATCCGGCTATCGTGAAGCCAATGTTAAAGATTTTGAAAAAGTATTCGCTGCCGAAAATGGATACGAAGCAAAAACTTTTTACAGCCTCAAAAATGACGAGCAGTTGAATGCCGCCCAGCAGTTTATCACCGACGGCGTGGATTATCTGCTGATATCCGCTGCAGAGACAACTGGCTGGGACAGTGTCCTGAAATCCGCCAAAGAGGCTGGCATCAAGGTCTTCCTGTTTGACCGTAAGATCGATTGTGATGAAAACCTGTTTGAATCCGCTGTTGTTTCCGACATGGCCAAGGAAGGCGACCTCGCCGTTGCATGGCTGAAGGATCAGAAGCTGGATGCCTATAAGGTAATTCACATTCAGGGCGCCATGGGCTCAGATGCTCAGATCGGCCGCACCGGTGCGCTGGACAAGGAATTTGCAGCCGGTACAATGGAGAAAATTGTACAGCAGACAGCCACTTGGGACGAAGCAGAAGCCAAGAAAATTGTGGAATCCGTTATAAACTCCGGTGAGAAATTCAACGTTGTCTATGCTGAGAACGACGGTATGGCAAGAGGCGCTGTTGCCGCTTTGGATGAAGCCGGTATTACCCACGGCAAAAATGGCGATGTTGTTATCATGGGCTTTGACTGCAATACCTGGGCGCTGGAAGAAGTGCTCAAGGGCAACTGGAACTACGATGGTCAGTGCAGCCCCTTCCAGGCCACTGTGATCAGTGACATGATCGCAACACTGGAAAACGGCGGAACCCTCTCACAGAAAATTGTGATTTCGGAAGAAAGAGGCTTTGATGCCGCCACCATCACCCAGGCAGACATTGATACATATGGCTTATAATTAATCGCTTTTTACCATAGCAAAGTAGTTGTGTCAACACTGCGCGGTGCGGATTATGTGGATGGGTTCCGCGTATCCGCACCGTGCATTTTTATGG is a window from the Oscillospiraceae bacterium MB08-C2-2 genome containing:
- a CDS encoding substrate-binding domain-containing protein — its product is MKKLFCMFLIMTLTLSLAACGGAAPLEPASSTAPAPSAAEPPKADSGTITVGIVNNPPSESGYREANVKDFEKVFAAENGYEAKTFYSLKNDEQLNAAQQFITDGVDYLLISAAETTGWDSVLKSAKEAGIKVFLFDRKIDCDENLFESAVVSDMAKEGDLAVAWLKDQKLDAYKVIHIQGAMGSDAQIGRTGALDKEFAAGTMEKIVQQTATWDEAEAKKIVESVINSGEKFNVVYAENDGMARGAVAALDEAGITHGKNGDVVIMGFDCNTWALEEVLKGNWNYDGQCSPFQATVISDMIATLENGGTLSQKIVISEERGFDAATITQADIDTYGL